CTGTAGATTTAGCTTTTAGTCCTATACATCTGAGATATTAAATATTCCCTCATAGTAGTATACATGCCAACTCACAAATCAAGATCAAACTTCACAACTACTACATCGCATTCAAAAAACCAAACCTACAAAGGCCCATACAAATTGGTAAACATGCAAGTATATTAAGAAGTCTCACCAGGAAGACATGGCCGAAATCATCCGAACATACTGTTTTCTCCATGTTAGGCTTAAAGTTCCAACTAAGAAGTGACACCAAAGAGCTCTCTCCCACAACTTCAAGATTCGGAAACGATCTGTTCATATAAGCAAACCAGTTGATTTCTGAGCAATTTATGGATCAGCTATAGTGGTCCGTTATACTTGCGGTAGCCAATTAGAACATCACCTTATCTCAATATGCCCTGTTCTGTAAAGCAGGAGTACTGCACATTCCCTTCCATCCTTTTTTAGGGTTCCCATCCAGCAACACGGCCTTGGAAGATTTACCTCCAGAGTGCTCTCAAGACTTCCCTAGGTATTGAAAGCAAGTCCTTATTATCAGAAAACGCCAGCAAGATATTCCAGGAATCATAAATCAAGATAGATACTCTAGTATACCTGAGATAACGACTTTAAAGAATACAATCGCAGTGCATCCTCAGAACACATGAGAAATAATGAATTCTCAAATATATGATCAGCAAAATTTGTTTCTGTGACAGGATTCTGTTCACCACCTGGTGAATGACTCTCACTTGCATTGATCGTATGCGATTTTTTCTCATGATTTTCACTGGGCATTTCAGAGTTTTCATAGCAGTTCTctgcaaaatattttttctatatatttactAGACGTGTAAGAAAACAAGTTTTACGTTAGTATTAGAAAAACTACCTATAATGTGCATACAAATCGCAGCTGAGTTCTTCAGAGCTTTTAAGGATGGGGGGAGCATTTTCCCACTATTGCCATCGAAAAGAATGGTCTGTCCATCCTTGGTCATTGCACACAAAATTAAATCATCAAGAGCTTCGGAATTTAAGGAGTTCTGGTCAGTTGGAGCTGACGAGGATTTCACACAGAGTGACTCGATCGGGGAACCGGTGTCAGATAAGCTATTTGTAACGAACATTACTGATGGCGCACCAACGTCGAGCATTGCAACCTGAAATATGAAATGAAAAGTAGAAATAGTTTGAAACGCTTTCAAGTTTCAACAAGAGCGGGCGGCTATATGCCGGGACTTAGAAAAGGATGTTAAATCTTTACCCTGCCACATTTAAATCCCACAGAAAGCCTTCTTGTAGACTGTACAAATCCCAGGGTGGAAACTGGGGAACTCAGGAAGGAATACGCAGACAACCATTGAGGTCCATCTTCTTGATGTAAATGGTGAGCTACAAGTAATAGCCTACAGCATGAGATAAGacagaaaaaaattcaaagtagAAAAGATTCGCTGTGCAAGTCTCAAACCTTTTTTTTCACTGTTGGTAACAACTTCCAAAGTGCCTTCACTTTTATGGCCGATCAGCTTGAATAGGCGAATCTACAGAGCCAGGAAAATGAGAGAAAATCAGATGGACATTAAAATCTAGAATCAAGAAAGTATCAAAAGAAACATGTATTCTTACCATACCACTTTCGTTACCAACAGCCAAACAAGAAGTCTTAGAACAGAAGGAAATTGCGGTTACTGATGCATCTACTCCAGTTATGTCAATACCATTTGCCTGATCATTGGTAAATGATTAATTAGTTATTGCAGGCAAAACTTCTCAACAAAATATCAATCAGCTTATACAGGAGTTTTCAAGATAAACGTCAAAAGAAGGAAAGTTACAGCCTTCATACTTTTGGCTTCAAGTCGTAAATGAGAGATAGGCATGGATAGGTTGCATCCCATATTCGCACAGACCCATCTTGATATCCTACTATGTACAGTCTCTCAAGCTTGTAGTCATCAAGATGGCTTGGAACACCACCTGTTAGAGGCCATTGTGCACTTTCTCCAGATGGAGTACGTGGTGTTCGAGATTTTGCAGCTACTACTATCTATCGAGaataagatataaattaatagcGTCACATTAGGAAGTAACAACTTGGGAAATTTGTGGAGGGACTACCTCGGATAAAGTCAGTGACAGCTTGTCGTTCACATTTAATGCAGCAAACACTGCTATTGTCATCCGTGGATCCATCGTCGGTACAACCATCGGATATGGCAGCGGTGAAACAGGACTATTATTCTCTTTTTGAGACATCAGAGAGGCCAGAGAGGTATCGTCATACGCTTGCAATTGTCCTGGATTTGTCAGCAGGAACAAAAACACCCCACTTTGCCTTGAACTAGCAATTGGAGACAATACCATGTCAGCAAATGAACCACTAAGGGTCAAGTCCGCACGGCCAACACATTTCAGACCTCCCATACCAGAAGACCAATCAAGAGCCAACATCTGCATAAGGCGATCAGTAAAAGATATCATATTAGGATAATATTTGCATATGCAAGGTAAGAATTCATGTCTGGgatgtttttatttagaaatatgaTCACTTTATATTTCCCCTAAGTTCAACAATCTGGGACTATGAAACTTTTAAACACGGTGATGAGTTCTTACCGTCAGTACTTCATCAGAACCAATGATATCACCACCATAGATAAAGAGTTTTCCACCACAATTCTTGCGAGACACATCCAAACACCAATGCATAACAATGACAGGAAGTCTTTTCTCGGCTGAAGACAACTGTAACTTAACAGCATGATTAGATGCCTTTCCCTTTTGCCCCTCAGAAAAGTCCCAAAATAATATATCTCCATCCACATAACCAACAGCAAGAACTGAACCATCAGCTGATGCCCAACACAGAGAACTTATCTCTTTCCCATCTAGTTCAAGATCAGAAAGCTCATCGTGTGAGGCTTCCAGAGAATTATTGACTGTCTTACCCTCCATAGGTAGATCTTTGTTCCCTCGAACTAACACCACACGATCTTCTGATGCATCCCAGATAAAAAGTAATCCATTTGAAAATGCAATCAACAATCTGCaggataatttttaaaaattcgttATAAAAGTTAATCATAAGAAGATGGTCTTCTAGCTTATTATTGCAATAAGACACTGAAATAGCATAGCAAAAAGAAGGTAGAAATGAAAATGCTTTTTTTATTCCTTCCAGCTACAAAATTTCCAGATGGTATTCTAATTTAAAGATTAACGATAGGGGAGATGGGAGCACAAAAATAAAGCATTGATCGAGGCAGTAAGAACAGACCAGCTTATTTGGTACTTAAATATGTGATCTCACAAATACTAGGACAAGCTCAAAGAGTACGATTCAGAGCTGAAATGCATTCCatctaaacaaaataaatttgttctCACCTAGTTCCCCTTGAAGAAGGCTGAGAAAGAAGTCCAACAACAGGATAGTCAATAGGTGATGAAAGCCCTGCTGCTTCTGCGAAAAGAGAGAAATGGgagaaaatatgttaaaagaaGAATTAACATGCAACATGGAAGGTCTTTTTGTGTTTGGATCTAATTCGAAATACCAAGGATATAGACATATAGTACTCATATAAACTTTATCCGAAAACAGTAACCAGGCGATAATTTACTGTGCCAACAGTTAGGTGAAGGCAGATAGACATTAACTAAGAAACTAACTAATAACTCCATCCAGAAAACTAAAACTTTCTAAACTTAATAAAGCTACTAGACACATTGGATCATCAGGTTAAAAGAGACACCCATACCAGCTAAAGCATCAGTTGGAACATAATAAGGAAGCATCACTAATTTTCCTTCATCAGCATTGTACTTTACAACAGACACCATACCATACTCATCACCAACATACCTGTGAACGAAAAAATTAAGTAGTTAATGACGCCATAGTAGAATAACATTGCTGCTAATTGTCATCTTACATGTAACCGGTGCCATGAAGGATTGAAAATGCAGTAATGTTTGACTCCCAAAGTAAGCTTGATGCTGTCTTCCTAAGATCCAAGTCCCAAAcctaataaataatgaaattttttgGATGCGCTCGATCAGATGGGTTGTTGAACAAAACGAAGGACTGGGCATTTACAAGTTGAGAGAGTGAAGAGGGTCGAACAGACGTATAGAGTAGAGACATCTCTGGATATTACAGAAATTTCAAACATCAAAAAGAAATGGTACCTGAATCTCGTTGTCATTTGATATGCTGACCAGAAAGCCTTGATTCTCAATGAACTATAACAAAAACAGATATGATGTCAAACGGAGTTATAGATACTTGGGATCACAAAGCGGGAGGACTGCATTATATATCTAAAGTTCACAACATAATTGATCTCCTCAGAAGGGAACAGAATAAAGAAATAACAGTTTTTCCCCCACTCCCGCAGTCAAATAGATAAGCTCGACAGATATTGGAACATGAAATTTCGTTTATTATGTCATTGAACTTCTTGTAAACCAGTATTAAGAGGAAAGGAAATAACGCTAGCAAGTACATAAGGAAACAGAAAAGGAACTAAATGGAAGCTATACAACCAATCACTTTTATCCTTCCATCTCTGTGAAAATAGCCTCCCAACAAACTAAAAAAGTGAGCAGAATACTACAACAAACCTCTAAGTTTTTGAAAGGTAACTGCTTAGGAGATGAAAGAATGGCCTCAATGTTATCACCACCAATCACTTTTATCCTTCCATCTCTGTGAACGGTCAGCAAAAAAGAACAATAAATTTCAGGTTCAAACAAAACTGGAACCAACACCATAATAACTATAAGGACTAGGAGAGATTCAATTAGCAAACTTCTTATACGTAATAGTCTTAAAGAGGTGACCAAAcgacaagaagaaaaagagctTACAGTGTTCCCACAGCCAAGAGGCATTGAATAGGGTCAAAAGCAAGAAGAGAAGCCGTCGAAGGTATCCCGTAGTGGGAGACAAGATGTGGATCCAAGTCTTCCGTTATCAAACATCCCTGCAAAGATGATCCATACTACACGTGAACTTCTAAAGAAGACAAAGCATATTCATTCTTGGCATGTAAAAAAAGGTTCGAAGCTGTCTAAGGTGAGGGAAGTAATCTCGCAAGTTTAGTAAAACTATATATGCATAATAAGGTGTTGCAATTACGAATCAAAATCCTAAATGAGACTCTCAAGCCAGCTCGAAAATCAAAGTTTCGTAAAGTACATTTCTCTCCAACAACACATTCTAAGTCATAAATTCGTGGCCCAATGTAACACATCCACTATTCGTTGCAAAGAATCATTTTTTGCAAATTAATTCGATTcgaattaagaaaataaaaacatatgcACAATCCTTAAGCTA
The sequence above is drawn from the Raphanus sativus cultivar WK10039 chromosome 7, ASM80110v3, whole genome shotgun sequence genome and encodes:
- the LOC108817658 gene encoding uncharacterized protein LOC108817658 — translated: MFARKFLQKASAGGQKPSQAPPPPRGCLITEDLDPHLVSHYGIPSTASLLAFDPIQCLLAVGTLDGRIKVIGGDNIEAILSSPKQLPFKNLEFIENQGFLVSISNDNEIQVWDLDLRKTASSLLWESNITAFSILHGTGYMYVGDEYGMVSVVKYNADEGKLVMLPYYVPTDALAEAAGLSSPIDYPVVGLLSQPSSRGTRLLIAFSNGLLFIWDASEDRVVLVRGNKDLPMEGKTVNNSLEASHDELSDLELDGKEISSLCWASADGSVLAVGYVDGDILFWDFSEGQKGKASNHAVKLQLSSAEKRLPVIVMHWCLDVSRKNCGGKLFIYGGDIIGSDEVLTMLALDWSSGMGGLKCVGRADLTLSGSFADMVLSPIASSRQSGVFLFLLTNPGQLQAYDDTSLASLMSQKENNSPVSPLPYPMVVPTMDPRMTIAVFAALNVNDKLSLTLSEIVVAAKSRTPRTPSGESAQWPLTGGVPSHLDDYKLERLYIVGYQDGSVRIWDATYPCLSLIYDLKPKANGIDITGVDASVTAISFCSKTSCLAVGNESGMIRLFKLIGHKSEGTLEVVTNSEKKAHHLHQEDGPQWLSAYSFLSSPVSTLGFVQSTRRLSVGFKCGRVAMLDVGAPSVMFVTNSLSDTGSPIESLCVKSSSAPTDQNSLNSEALDDLILCAMTKDGQTILFDGNSGKMLPPSLKALKNSAAICMHIIENCYENSEMPSENHEKKSHTINASESHSPGGEQNPVTETNFADHIFENSLFLMCSEDALRLYSLKSLSQGSLESTLEVNLPRPCCWMGTLKKDGRECAVLLLYRTGHIEIRSFPNLEVVGESSLVSLLSWNFKPNMEKTVCSDDFGHVFLVNGCEVVILSFLAHANGFRLPESLPMLHDKVLAAAADATFSHFPAHKKNHDGTPKFLSGIIKGFRSSNEQKVEQVQDFSHLGNIYSSPPYLKPSVTGGDDDEKIIELNIDDIEIDEPITILPSTEKDKKEKKDKRTDKERLFDGASSDAQPKTRTVDEIKAKYRKAGETSAIASQAKDKLLERGEKLERISQRTAELQDNAENFASMAHELAKQMEKRKWWNI